From Microcaecilia unicolor chromosome 11, aMicUni1.1, whole genome shotgun sequence, the proteins below share one genomic window:
- the SLC35E4 gene encoding solute carrier family 35 member E4: MAGLEGRPPETKKGQLVVAVLIWLLTGITISSLNKWIFAVYKFRCPLLLSSLHMLTAILVDYPLLRFGVVKLKAGEDVALTAAARFRVFLLSLSFCASIAFGNLGLNYVQLSFAQMVYSTTPLFTLALSKALLGTRHHMLKYTAMLPICLGASFSIIGEVQFHHTGCFFLVLSTFLRGLKSVQQSSLLKEERINSVTLLYLMSIPSFCILFTAALVLENRAVWETPSRQDNTLWLFILLSCLGSVLYNLASFWVITFTSAVTIHVLGNLTLVGNLVLSQILFGSQLTVLSYAGIALTLMGMSLYHNCDLVAGRLGSKTAKSK, from the exons ATGGCTGGTTTGGAAGGAAGACCCCCTGAGACTAAGAAGGGGCAGCTGGTAGTCGCTGTCTTGATCTGGTTATTAACTGGCATCACCATCTCCAGCCTGAACAAATGGATATTTGCCGTCTACAAGTTCAGGTGCCCTCTGCTGCTGTCGTCCCTGCATATGCTCACTGCCATCCTGGTGGACTACCCGCTGCTCAGGTTCGGCGTGGTGAAGCTGAAGGCTGGCGAGGACGTGGCCCTCACTGCCGCTGCCAGGTTTCGAGTCTTTCTCCTCAGCCTGTCCTTCTGTGCCAGCATCGCCTTCGGCAACCTAGGACTGAATTACGTGCAGTTGTCTTTCGCACAGATGGTTTATTCCACTACCCCGCTCTTCACCCTGGCCCTGTCGAAGGCCCTCCTGGGCACCCGGCACCACATGCTCAAGTACACGGCCATGCTGCCCATTTGTTTGGGAGCATCCTTCAGCATTATAGGGGAGGTACAATTTCACCACACTGGATGCTTCTTCCTTGTGCTTTCCACCTTCTTAAGGGGATTAAAGTCCGTACAACAAA GCAGCCTACTGAAAGAAGAAAGAATTAATTCCGTCACTTTGCTTTACCTAATGTCCATCCCCAGCTTCTGCATCCTTTTCACAGCCGCCCTGGTGCTGGAGAACAGAGCTGTTTGGGAGACTCCTTCCCGCCAGGACAACACTCTCTGGCTCTTCATTTTGCTCAGCTGCTTGGGCTCTGTCCTCTACAACCTGGCTAGCTTCTGGGTCATCACTTTCACCTCCGCTGTCACTATCCACGTTCTGGGCAATCTCACCTTGGTGGGGAATCTGGTCTTATCCCAGATTCTGTTTGGCAGTCAACTCACCGTCCTCAGCTATGCCGGCATCGCACTGACTCTGATGGGAATGTCCCTCTATCACAACTGTGACCTCGTAGCTGGGCGCCTGGGCTCCAAAACTGCCAAATCTAAGTGA